CTCGTAACTCAATCTAGAATAATAAACTACGTCTTGTAGTCAATACTTCTAACAATTAATGTATGTTTTTCGGATATAGTTCCCTATATTTTTACATCGGAATGgcttctctccatcccaAAGCTCCCCTACCATTTTCCTTATTGTGACGAAAGTAGGTGTCTCCTACTGGATTGCCATCGACATAAATCCACTTTTCAGCTGTTTTGCGTCCGGCGCTTGGCCTCTTGTCATGAATCTTCTATTGGCCGATGTTACCTCAATCATAGATCGGTTCCTTATTCTAGCCGGAACTATGTGATCTAGTTCCACACCATTTTCAAGTACGTTTTGAGACATCGGCGGAAGAAGTCATCGGGGAACTATAGCTGGTATTGGGAGAGTATAGCGAGTAAGTAATGGTAATGTAGAGAAAGAATGATATTACGGTATGTCAACGACGCTTAAATAACCTTGATCATTCATTACTACTTCTCCGCGGGATTTCTACAACTGTgacttatatatatttctcCTTACTCATGCATTATGACCATGTACAGTACTCCTCGTCAGCAAGTTGAGTATGCTAAATGCTTGACAACCCCAGGATTCATAGGAGCAATGGCTCCATCGTTGCGCCGGTGCCTGTTGCAAACTCATCCCGGTATCCTGAACCCGCCCGCATTCCTATTTTCGCTCAATGTAAGCCTTTGGAGCATCATCAACTTCATTGGCCCAGTCAATTATCTCTTTTTCCATAACTAGAGAATCTTATGAGAGGGGTATTCCACCATCTTGACTAATAAGAGAAAGGCGTAGTCAACGTGAATCTGTATCCCCAGCATCGTCTCGGCAAACCGGCAATGGATGGCGCTATCGGGACTTTAGCCGATGCACCCCACAAACATTGCAGATACCGCTAGACCGGGGATGCCAcacttgatgatgagaatccGGGAAATTCCACTCAGAAGACGAAATCATCATATGGTCTCAATTTCAATGCAAAGCACTCTGTAGTCTCCTATGAATGGAAAGCCATTGGGTCGAAATTTGGTGTCCTTTTGAGGGGGCAAATTGGACGTTCAAACATCAACTTCCAAATGGCTATTATAGTTTTGATACACCCCCATTCATACAATTTATCGTCTTTAGTTTTATTCAATCAGTTTCTGAATGTTCAGTATCATTAATTAATTTTGATGTAAGATCATCATATTACAAGTAACCCACAGCTCCTTATACTAACATCGCCATCGTTGAACCAAGCCTGCAGTTAAGCCCTCACATTGTTTGCTGATCCCGCCCATGGTAAAACGGCCGGGCCTAACCTACAAAGTAATCCTAGCCCGATGTGTCGGATCCAGCCGCCAACTTCTCAAGTAGATAATGAAGATGCTTCATCATTATTATCACAGCAACATAAATAAATGGTCGTATTTTCATAACAATTGGTCGTGTTTAGGGTTGTCATTTTAAGTGGTGGTGCGAATTGAGTTCGTTCTAATGAGAGAAGGAATATCTTAAACGTCGGTAGCCGTTAGCGGAACAGAAGTTGAAAGGACCATGTCTTGTTAATATCTATTCAGTAGTGTATTTCCAGTGGCTGATGTTTGTCTAATACACCCCCATTTACAGCCGCATGACATGGCGACTTCTTCAGATGTGTTGCACGATGAGACCATTAAGTCAGAAATGATGTCAGAAATAGATGCGCATATATATTCTAATGGCCGCTGAAAATATATACCAAGGAAGTCATTCCAAGTGAGATAAAACATCAATTGGCCCAAGCGTCCATTCTTAATTTTGACTAAACTGTACACCGATGTCGATGTAATAGAAGTTGGGATCTGCTGTCGCTGGTGGAGTAAATGTCTTTATGGCTTGTTCATTAACAATCTGCTCCCCCGTTGGGCTGGTAAGGCGTATTCCAACAGGCAAATTGAAAGGTCCTGAACCCTGTGGAATTACCCAGCTTCCATATCGTTCTTGTGGGCGACTGCTGGTGTAGTTTGGATCATGTTCCAAAGCTACCCAAGTATCGGTGCCTGCACCCTTGATCTCAATCTTGGTGACCGATCCGGGTCCATTAGTATTCACGGCTGTCAGAGCAAAATAGTACGGCCCCCCGCCATTTCGAAGCCATATATAAACATTTCCAAGTTTGGGGCAAGCGACTCTCTTGTATCGAGTCGGAATTACACCATTAGTGAGTGAACCGTTGCCCTGCAAGCGGCCCATGGCAATGTCCGAGAGATCGAGATGAATGCTGTCGGCCGGAAGAGGGCAGCCATATTTAAAATCGATCTCTCCACAATGATCGGCACCGGGGCCACCTATGGCAAGTTAGTCAGTGCTCTCGCTAAGTCTAAACCGAATGTCTTACAGCACCACTTGGAATTTGCGCTACAAGGGCAGCTGTCTACTATTTCCAGTGTGATCGGATCGGTGTAGCCAGCTTCTCCTACAGCATAGTCGGTTCCGTCTGGTTTTGTCTGGATGAGCTCAATGCATTCGCCACAAGACAGGTAGTTATCTAGAGCTCCTGGCAGAGAAGACCAAAACTATCTTGACATTAGATCAGTAGCAAAATAATGAGAAGTGTCTCTTACCTGCGAATAGTAATCTCCGTTTGGTGCTGCAAAGTTGCCGCGAAGAGTAGTGCCCGTAGGATCTTTGCAAAGTAAGGGGTAGGCTGTGCAGAAAGCATCACAAGTTGATCCCAACATAGGATCTGTCCAGCTCGCGGTAACACTGCCTTTGGTGCAGAGACCATAGAGGCCAAAGCCACAGGCTCCGCCGCTTGTCAAGCCGAAATGCGTAGATCTCTGGAGCCTCGACAGTCAGCACGTCTCAGGAGAATAAAGGGTGGCAGGTGTAGTCGCCTTACACTGTAGTGCCAAGTCTCATTGCTAGTTACATGGTGGACTTCCGGGTACATAGTTCCTGATTTGCAATCCGCCGAAGGTGGCGTGGCACAGGTGCAGCCACCCGTGCAGAACTCGGATGTGTCATCAGTGGCACAATATGATGGACAGCAAACATTATCCACTAGAGTCCAGGACCCGCAGCTAGAGGCAGCAATACTTGGGTAAGGAGACTGGGAATGAGGAGCAACCGTAGCAGTATCGGTCGTGGTATACGTGGAAGCGCCACCAGTTGGTGAGCCGCCCCCAGGCGAGGAGCCGGCAGATGAGGATCTGGAAACTGAGCTGGTAGATGAAGATCTCGAGACTGAGctggatgaagttgatgatCTACTAGTAGTACTGCCGCCACCCTATACTTGGTTAGAAAACGTCTCACAATAGCTGTAGAAACTCATACAGTTGAGGCAAGACACTGAGAATAGAAGTCGTTCACGTAAGTGCACTGGGCGCCAGAAACGCAGCATGTTGGGCCGGCCCATCCATTACCTCCACATTGGCCACTAAACTCGAGTTAGTAGATGAGGTAGAAGATATCATGGCGTTCAGTGTGCTCACAATAATGCTGCGCAATTCTGCTGAACTGACAGCGAAATAAGGCTTGCAAGAGCCAGTAGACTAAGTTTACGAGCCATTCCGGCTATTACGACTATTTGGGAAAGGCGAATACCTCTAGTTCAGACGGCTTACTGACGGTCTTACTCTTttagctttatataaatGCAGTGGTATGACTTGTTATGCACCGAAGTTCTTCGCTTGAGGGGGTTCTATTTAGGCTGAGTATTATCAGGTGTTTTTGGATCGGATAAGCGGATGTCCAAATGCTAAAAACAAGGGCCCAGGCTCTACACCGCtgcagagctggagatgggccTCGCGGGACGTAACAACCGTGATAAAAGAGCTTGCCTATCAGGTATTGGATGGTTAATAGCAAAAATATGTAACACTGGAAGCTGGTGACCAGTGCTTAATGCCTAAACGTGTATATAAATTACCAACAGCCTACTCGCTTCAGCCTGCATCAGGATGTTTGGAGACACATTCAAGGGCATTCTATTAGAATAGGCTTATTTCTATATTTCCCAGAAACCTAGGTCATCAATTtttgttattattattaccttTTATGTAGAAATAATATCCCGCTTTTTGTTCAATGCCACAGTGAGCCCATGGTCTAAATTACCTCTTATAGCATTAGAGAGGAAACTCGATATTTTGGAATGGCTATTTCCGTTCAAACCCTCCTTCCCTCTTCGACACGCCGGCTATCATATATTGTAGGGCCAATAGTGACATTCTCTCGAGCCACCTTTTGCCATGCTGCTCTCCTCTTTGTATGTGCTCCGTTGTGTAACGGGAAAACTGCAAACTGGCCAACGGCGAGGTGAAATATTCCACTAGGTTATTTTGCCGAATATTCAACCTCACGCTCTTATATGCTTTAGGGTCAATTGTGATTCCTGTAGCAGTTAGACCGCACATGCAAGTCATTGCTTCAGTGATCTGGGATCGTGAGATTGAATGACCACCTAGCTACAGCCGGGAATGTAGGACTGTGCGGTATTACCGCGTCCTAGCAGCGTGGAATCCAGCAGCCCCGCCACACTCACCCACCAAAACATACATTGGATTCACCCAATTAATCTGAGAATATTACCTCGCACTTAATAAGAGTACAATCTTTcttgccttcttttctctcaaaCCTGAATGCTATGAAGTTCTATCGTTTACATTGAAGTCAGTCTACAACCGCTTTTATTTTATGGTATAGAGCCACAAGGTATAACAGTCTATGTTGCGCTCACTCATTCTTCTCACATGTTGCTTTAATAAAATCGACTCTCTTCTGTAGTGGGTGGCTTTTCTTGCCCACTTCCCTCATTGTGAAATGATATATCGCTGTTGCTTCCGTAATAACGTTGCTGCTGGTTGTAATAATTCGGGTATCCCTGGCCCTGATACGATTGTCGCGCTCTGTCTGGTGGTGGCTGCGCCGTCTGAGAACTGTACCCGCCATACCGCGCTGGGATGCTACCATCATATGCGGAATACCGCTTCGTGTCCTGGTTCTGAGCGTCACTGGTGTTGGAATTATTGTACACTTCCATATTGTGATACTGTCCGTATGGGTGAGCGCCTGTTTGTCCTGGGTATGCTGTGAATTGCTCTGTCGGATTATTCATTGGAGGGGGCGACTGTTGCGATGGGCTGCTGTAAGGAATGCCGGCTTGCGGCATTGGGGCTTGGAAATGGGCACCGGGATCCGCCCTCTGAACATGTTGCGGTGCAGGTTTTCTTCTAATGACTTCCAAAGGCGCTGGGACTGCCATTTGCGCAGACACATCACGAATACTGGCAATGGATTCCCTCTTTGGGATGAATGCTGAGGGTTCATGAGGCGACCAGCTATTCGTTGGCTGAATAGAAGCGGCGTCATAGTTAGCTTGAGGAGGCGACATAGGGACCGGAGTTTGAGACGTAAATAGGGCGTGTGTAGCCTCAGCGACTGCTGAAACACTGAAAACTTCGGGATATGTCGAAGGTTCAATATCCGGAGAGGCCGTCTCTGGGGCCGCCTCCACGGTTGTCTCTACGGTTGCCTCTACAACCGTTTGAGAATCGATGGCTATAGCTGGCTCGGAATTCGTGTTCTCATTCGGCTGGGGATCGCTTGCAGCATCATCCCCGTCATTTAACTGAACAGCGGAGTCCGGCATAGCATTTAATTCCGAGATCTTTGGATGCTCATCCTCGTAAGGTAATCCTTGTTTGCTCACGTTGGCCGACCGAATGATGCTCTCCAAGGTGACATTGCCTGAATCTGCAGCCGTCTTAAGAGCGTCAAGAAGCACGGTAACGCGGTTAACAAGCACCCCCAAACATTGCCACTGTTCGCTTGAAGAGCCAACAAACTCATCTTGatcctcatcttcagatTGTTGGGTGGCTTCAAAGGCTGTCTGAAGTGcattcttgtttctcttgctgGAATGCATAATATCAGCCCCGTTATCCAGCAGAAAGGTCACAGCCTCCACATCACCACGTCCAGCAGCTACAATCAAAGCAGTGTCGCCGTCATTATCTGGCAAGTTGATATCCGCCCCTGCATTGAGCAGCACCTGTAAGGATTCCTTTGGCAGATATGCGGCAGCATTTATGAGTGGTGTTGAGGAGTCGTATCCTCCAAACACATCCAGGTCTGCTTTGGCATtgaccagcatctccaagatgTGAGCCTCACCACGCTGGCACGCCGCGACAATGGGGGGCGAGTCTGTCCCGAGTCCGAGATTTGGATTTGCACCCTTCTCCAACAGTAAGGATACAATATCGGATCTACTCGATTCGCAGGCCCCCTGAAGCGCGGTACCTGCTGCGAAGTTGGCATTTTCGGTGCATGCGTTCACCTCAGCTCCCCGATTAATGAGCTCTTGGACAATTTCATAGTGTCCTTCAGCAGCGGCAGTTTGCAATGCCCAGCCATTTTCGTCGTTGATATCCGCACCGGCATCCAGTAGCAACTGCACCATTTCCATAATGCCATCAAACGCAGCCGCCGTTAAAGCTGTTCCGTACTCTTCCCCTGTGGCGTTCGGATTTGCGCCAAAGCTCTgcaacaacagcctcacAGTCGTTACCTTCTCTCTGTCGGTCGCATTATAGAGGGCGTCGCTCAATGTTTCCTGTGTTATGGAACCGTTTGCATATTCCCAAGCCAACTGTAGCATTTTGTCCTGTGGTTCGCTGCACGTTGCAGCCTCGGTAAAAAGGCCATTGACATCTAAGCCTTGGCGGTGGTCTAAGAGAGACTTCACAATGTCCCAATTCCACTCTTCAACTGCAGAATCTAGAGCGGATTGAAATACATCTGTCTCATGACCAAAATTGAGTAATTTGTTGAATACTTCAATTCTtccggcagcggcagcagcgatAAGTGCTGCGCTATAGTCTTGAGGAGGTAATTTGTCTGCATAGCTCTCAATCAAGTACTCAAACATCGAATAGTCGGCCAACAATGCTGCCAAGGCAAGAGGGCATGGgacgtcttcatcatccgaCTTGAAAGTTAGTGACACATTGTGCTCCacgagcagctcaacagcTTCACGGCTCCCAGAAGAAATGGCTGCGTTGACAACTGGCCCAATATCATTTGCAACAGCGTTCGGATCGGCGCCTCTTAAGAGCAACTTCTTCATGACTTGGATGTGTCCGCCGAATGAAGCCATATGCAGTGGGGTTTGTTCGTGAATCTCTGCAGCATCGTCGATTACTGCACCGCGGTTAAGCAGTTCCTCTACAATATTGGGCCGGCCTAGATAAGCAGCGAAATGCAGCTTGCGATGGGTTAGTCTTAAAGATATCATGTAATAAAGCAGCCTCAAGGAGCTTACCGGAGTATTGACCAATGAGTCTCGCTCTTTGATCTCGgcttcatggccattgcGTATAAGAGCTGCAACTAGTTGTCGGAAGCCAATTGCCGCCGCAACATGTAATCCATTTAGCGTCTTATAGTCGAAGTTATCAAATGTGGTCGTCATGCGCGCGTACTCGATCATCCAACGACGCCGAATCGTAGAATCTGGTTTCCAAAAGTCATCTTCGAAACTTAAATCTTCGGCAATCTCCAGAGTCGCGTTGCTAGCATGGTGTAGCCAATGCTTAACAGTATAAGCCAAGGCTTTGTCTTTGGCCATTTCAGCTTCAGgatcgtcctcctcttcgtcttcttcgtcctcctcttcataCATTTCTTCGCTGTCCGAGtattcgtcgtcgtcgtcatcgtcgtcaccgtcctcctcctcctcgtcttcctcatcatccactTGCTCGGCGGCACTGGCATTTTCAGATtgagcatcttcttgatcaGGATTGTGCTGTTCATCTTTGTCAGAGATTTCGGCCGCTGATTCCTTAGGGACCGGATCCGGCATGGGGAAATCCAGAGTGTCCTTGATATGAGTGAAGCATCGTAGAGCTATCACACCATGTTGCCACTTGATTTCCTCCTTGGACAATCCGAGTAGTTCCTTGGCATTCTCTGACAAGTGCGTCTTTACAATTATGttaacaaaacaaacaacagaGTCAGCTTTACTCGTTCGCTTTAGATATAGAAGCGGTTTGCATTGCTCAATCAACTTGCGCAGCTCGCCCTTTTCCTGATCCGTAGATGACAGCCCTGCGAGCAGACTAAGCTCTGATTCGGTAGGATCTTCATAGGTCAACACCAAGGCACGCAAAATTTCCTTGATTTTCTCGACGTGAGTCTCATTCAGCTCAAATATTTGGCGCCAGGAGTGGTCCAGTAGTGTCTTCAAATCTTGAGGCATGTTTTCGAGAATCTTTCGAACTCTGAGGTCGCTTTCAGTGTTGGAAAGCTCCCCTAGTTGGATACATGTGATGTCGATCCACTGGGTATTTTGGGCGCGCTTGCCTACCAGACTGCTGGCGAAGTATGCGAGGGCTTTGTTGTATTGTTTTTGCTCTCCAATTGCCGTAatcatcttcttggcatGTTTACGCAGCTCCAATTGAACTTGATTCTCATATCTGCTGTCTTCCAAGTCAATCACGCGGACGCCGTCGACCTTGAGGGCTGCGTCAACATTGTGGGACTCTCTACTGGTAATAAACCATCGAGTCGGGACACGTCTAGAGCCCACGGAACCCAGAGCTTCCAATTCACCTGCGATAAACTTCATCAGTTTGATGGTCGAGTCCGATTCGGCGGGCAGAGCATGAAGGTTGTTGAGCACGAAATAGACCCTGCTGCCAATGAATTCATCAGCGAGCATATCTTGAATTGACTGCCACATGTTTTCAACAGTTATTTGCGCTTGCTGTGACCGACTCGCatcatcttttccctttttcttaGTGAATATCTTCGCGTATGGTGCGAGCGTCTCTTGTTGGTTGATGAGTTGCCTTATCACGGACTTCAAGACATCCTCGGCGGTAGAATAGTCTGTTGTCGTATCACAGAAGAAATACACAAGGAGAATTGGGCCCTGTCCGGTATCGTTCTCTTCATTCTCGCGTATTAGCTTCTCAATGCCCTGCAAGGCAGCCATAGCGGCGTTCGTTTTGCCTCGGCCTTCGCGACCACGGACATATAAAAAGTCCACCGTCTGAGGAGGCTTCTCTTTGTCACCATCTCCTGTGTATCGCAGCCACTCCAAGTattcagcttcttgaggtATCCATGACGAAGGTGTGAAGGATTGTGACAatgtttttctcttcttttgaacTTGGGCGCCGTCTAGTGCTTCCATTATACCGCTAATCATGGCGCGGTCAATGTCTCTCACCGAGTTTAAGCGATTCCTAACGGATAGCTGAGCTCCATGGATGATCTTTTTCACTGGATCCCGCACCATTTGTGTCCATCGATCGTCTTTTGGGCCATCAAACTTTACCAAATCGCGGTGATTGCAGGCCAAACCAAGCTCTTCAACCCCAGGGAGTGTTGCAGAGTCCCGGTTGACGAATTCGGCATATTGCTTTGGTATAAGATTCTTGGTAAGCCCAAAGAGGCTTGGAAGGCCAGCCATTTGAGAAAAGTCAGTTGGATGCTCTTCCCAGAAACAGAACAAGTCGATTTTCGGATTGATTTTCCCCACTAGACGCATAAAGTCATGCTTGAGTTGTCGCAGTTCCTCATCGCCTGGCTTCATGAGCTCTAATAATTTTGATGAAAATGCTACGTCCACCTTTTCTGCAAAATGGGCGTACATTGCTGCCACAGCCGCAACAGGAGCACCGCTGAATGGAGTGCCAAAGAAAATGCACGCGGTGATTGCCTCAAACATGATGGGAAATAGATCGCGACGAGAATCTGCAATCGTGATCGCTTTTGCGACTACTAGACCACCCATGCTATGTCCAATGAACACGATCGGTCTCCGTTGGCATTTCTAATTGCTCTCCGTCAGCTAGACTCGCAATCGAGGGTTCGATGGCTTACTTCTCTCTTACTCCTCAGTCCAACTAATAGGCCCATGGCAATATTGCCCATGAATTGCTTCACCTTTAGTTGGCCCGTCCATGCTGAATCGTACATATAGAGCAGCAATCGAGCCCGTGGGAAATCTCTTTGCAAGCCATCTGCGTGTGTGGTCCAGTTGAAATCAGTCTTACTAGACTTCCAGCTATCTTCTGGATTGGCTCCTAATCCTGGGACAAACACAATGCTATGACAGCTGttagaataataaaaaaaagcgTTTACCAATAGATTGGACGTACTCGAGATCGGGAACAATGTTCCCTTTATCAAGTGGATACAGCTCTTTGATGCCTTGCTGCACAATTTCGTagcccttttgcttcttcggcGCGGCTGGGTTTAGGTTGGGATTGGGTCCTTTTCGTGTTCCTGATCGCTGGACATTTGCCGACCGCCGCACGGTTGTCGATCGCTGTACTTCAAGAGACATCTTGAGAACTtggaggttttttttttttccttttctctttttatcGCATTTGATCCAAAGCCAGTTATTTAGAATTGTTCTGGCAAGCGTTGGTTTATGATTCAATTGAGGCTCAAATGAGGAGCTGCCTCAGAGAGCTCCAGGGGTCCGTCGTTCCTTAGGCAGAAACTTGATGTGTCAAATTTCCTAACCTGCTGTTCATTGTCAGATACTATAAACAGGGTGTCTAGCGGCTCTCTTTGCATGGCCCCCAAATTTCCCGTGCGGCTGAGTTGAAATCTTGATGAAATATGGGTCCAGTACTTCACCTCGTCAGTCAATACAATCCGCAGAATCGACTGAGTTGTAAACTGTTTCTAGCGCATAGTCTTTTTTTACCGATGGGAACTATGATCATCATTAGATGTCTTCTTGACAGCATTTCTATAACGGCCGTTGACTAGGTATGTTGGAATCCATTCTCAAACCATCACACCTCCATTCATTGCGGCTTGTTTATTAATTTCCGCGACAAATGCGGAGTGCAACCCACTGAGTAGCCTCTTAATATCCCAGCTGACGCCCCTACAAGCAGCCATTGTGGCTAGTACATGTatcctggcctggcctggaaCCATGCGGGCAAATCCATCGCGCTCCTCTGTCTCCGTTCGAGTTTCGTCAACAGCCAATAGGAGGACAATATATTATAAACTCAGCCTTGAGAGTGCTAGGATCAGAGTCAGGCTCCTGCTTTCTAGGCAGCTGGCGGAAATTACGAAAAGAGCAGTTCCTTAAAGCGTgaatttataattaactgTTCTCCTTTGAGCAGTAGCAATCGTAAACTTTTAGTTCGCTCAGGGATTCCATGAGGCCAGCCCTACTTGGGGGGCTTCAAAATCAGCCAGATCCCCGTGGTAGCTCTGTACGGGTGATGACATtccgccatggcttcaaccATAGAGAAAGCTCCGCCTTTTACGATTCAA
The sequence above is drawn from the Trichoderma breve strain T069 chromosome 5, whole genome shotgun sequence genome and encodes:
- a CDS encoding fungal cellulose binding domain-containing protein is translated as MARKLSLLALASLISLSVQQNCAALFGQCGGNGWAGPTCCVSGAQCTYVNDFYSQCLASTGGGSTTSRSSTSSSSVSRSSSTSSVSRSSSAGSSPGGGSPTGGASTYTTTDTATVAPHSQSPYPSIAASSCGSWTLVDNVCCPSYCATDDTSEFCTGGCTCATPPSADCKSGTMYPEVHHVTSNETWHYSRSTHFGLTSGGACGFGLYGLCTKGSVTASWTDPMLGSTCDAFCTAYPLLCKDPTGTTLRGNFAAPNGDYYSQFWSSLPGALDNYLSCGECIELIQTKPDGTDYAVGEAGYTDPITLEIVDSCPCSANSKWCCGPGADHCGEIDFKYGCPLPADSIHLDLSDIAMGRLQGNGSLTNGVIPTRYKRVACPKLGNVYIWLRNGGGPYYFALTAVNTNGPGSVTKIEIKGAGTDTWVALEHDPNYTSSRPQERYGSWVIPQGSGPFNLPVGIRLTSPTGEQIVNEQAIKTFTPPATADPNFYYIDIGVQFSQN
- a CDS encoding ankyrin repeats (3 copies) domain-containing protein, whose amino-acid sequence is MSLEVQRSTTVRRSANVQRSGTRKGPNPNLNPAAPKKQKGYEIVQQGIKELYPLDKGNIVPDLDCHSIVFVPGLGANPEDSWKSSKTDFNWTTHADGLQRDFPRARLLLYMYDSAWTGQLKVKQFMGNIAMGLLVGLRSKREKCQRRPIVFIGHSMGGLVVAKAITIADSRRDLFPIMFEAITACIFFGTPFSEKVDVAFSSKLLELMKPGDEELRQLKHDFMRLVGKINPKIDLFCFWEEHPTDFSQMAGLPSLFGLTKNLIPKQYAEFVNRDSATLPGVEELGLACNHRDLVKFDGPKDDRWTQMVRDPVKKIIHGAQLSVRNRLNSVRDIDRAMISGIMEALDGAQVQKKRKTLSQSFTPSSWIPQEAEYLEWLRYTGDGDKEKPPQTVDFLYVRGREGRGKTNAAMAALQGIEKLIRENEENDTGQGPILLVYFFCDTTTDYSTAEDVLKSVIRQLINQQETLAPYAKIFTKKKGKDDASRSQQAQITVENMWQSIQDMLADEFIGSRVYFVLNNLHALPAESDSTIKLMKFIAGELEALGSVGSRRVPTRWFITSRESHNVDAALKVDGVRVIDLEDSRYENQVQLELRKHAKKMITAIGEQKQYNKALAYFASSLVGKRAQNTQWIDITCIQLGELSNTESDLRVRKILENMPQDLKTLLDHSWRQIFELNETHVEKIKEILRALVLTYEDPTESELSLLAGLSSTDQEKGELRKLIEQCKPLLYLKRTSKADSVVCFVNIIVKTHLSENAKELLGLSKEEIKWQHGVIALRCFTHIKDTLDFPMPDPVPKESAAEISDKDEQHNPDQEDAQSENASAAEQVDDEEDEEEEDGDDDDDDDEYSDSEEMYEEEDEEDEEEDDPEAEMAKDKALAYTVKHWLHHASNATLEIAEDLSFEDDFWKPDSTIRRRWMIEYARMTTTFDNFDYKTLNGLHVAAAIGFRQLVAALIRNGHEAEIKERDSLVNTPLHFAAYLGRPNIVEELLNRGAVIDDAAEIHEQTPLHMASFGGHIQVMKKLLLRGADPNAVANDIGPVVNAAISSGSREAVELLVEHNVSLTFKSDDEDVPCPLALAALLADYSMFEYLIESYADKLPPQDYSAALIAAAAAGRIEVFNKLLNFGHETDVFQSALDSAVEEWNWDIVKSLLDHRQGLDVNGLFTEAATCSEPQDKMLQLAWEYANGSITQETLSDALYNATDREKVTTVRLLLQSFGANPNATGEEYGTALTAAAFDGIMEMVQLLLDAGADINDENGWALQTAAAEGHYEIVQELINRGAEVNACTENANFAAGTALQGACESSRSDIVSLLLEKGANPNLGLGTDSPPIVAACQRGEAHILEMLVNAKADLDVFGGYDSSTPLINAAAYLPKESLQVLLNAGADINLPDNDGDTALIVAAGRGDVEAVTFLLDNGADIMHSSKRNKNALQTAFEATQQSEDEDQDEFVGSSSEQWQCLGVLVNRVTVLLDALKTAADSGNVTLESIIRSANVSKQGLPYEDEHPKISELNAMPDSAVQLNDGDDAASDPQPNENTNSEPAIAIDSQTVVEATVETTVEAAPETASPDIEPSTYPEVFSVSAVAEATHALFTSQTPVPMSPPQANYDAASIQPTNSWSPHEPSAFIPKRESIASIRDVSAQMAVPAPLEVIRRKPAPQHVQRADPGAHFQAPMPQAGIPYSSPSQQSPPPMNNPTEQFTAYPGQTGAHPYGQYHNMEVYNNSNTSDAQNQDTKRYSAYDGSIPARYGGYSSQTAQPPPDRARQSYQGQGYPNYYNQQQRYYGSNSDISFHNEGSGQEKPPTTEESRFY